The genomic stretch TCCACCGTCAGGTACGGCGTGTCGGCGCCCTGCGCGAGGCGGTACAGGCGGTCCTCGATGCTGCCGATCACGAAGCCCAGGTTCACGCTGGCGTCCCGGTCCACGAACACGTACGGCAGCATGCGGCGCAGGCAGAATTCCCGCAGCGAGTACAGGAACGGCGTCACGCCACTGGCCCGCTGCTCCACGTGCGGCACGATCGCGCCCGCCGCGCTGCCAGGCCGGGGCGGCGCAAGGAACTGCACGTCCCGGAAGGCTGAAGCCGGGAGGTTCATCAGGTCGTACCGGGTGCGCGGCAGGCCCTTCTGCGCCTGCGCGTCCGCCTCGCGCGCGCCCACGTCCTTATTCGCCTGATCGAGAAACAGGAGGTCCTCGCCCTTCACGTTGAAGATCAGTGCCCGCCCCGCCGACGCGGAGGCGCCCATCACGCCACTGCGGAAGATCGAGTGCAGCAGAAACAGCGCGTAACTCGTCTTCGTCGCCACGCCCGAGATCCCGCTGATGTTGATGTGCCCGCCGTTCTCGCCGTTCACGAAGCGGTAGTTCAGCGGCAGCACCTGCCCGTCTGCCAGCAGACCCCCTGGGAAGGCCCGGTCGCCCATCTTGTCCGCGCTGAGCGCCATGCGCAGGTCCGCGTCCCGCGCGTGCCGCACCACGTCCCCGGGCTGCGGCGGAATGAAGTTCTCCGGGTGGACCCGCGTGACCAGCACCCGCGCCGCGTAACTGACACTCGCGGGCAGTAGCCCCGCCGCGACGTCCTGCACGTCACTGTCGAAGGTCACGCCCTCATGCCGGGTGCGGACGTGATCCACGATCCCGTAGAAGCGCACCTCCGCCCCATCCGGCTTGCGGGTGCCCACCACGACCAGATCGTCGAGCTGGATGCTGGCGCCGGGCTGCACCGCGAACCAGAAGCTCACCGGGGTCACGTCCTGCGTGCCCAGCACCATGCCCACCACCGCACCTGTCGTCACGCCGTCCGCACCGAGCCTCAGGTTGGTCATGCGACCGCCTCCCGCCCGAACGTCGCCGCGATGTGCGCCCGGATGCGCCGCGTGACCAGATCCGAGCTGCCCATCGAGCGGTTCATCGCCTGCTCCAGCGCCGCCGTCGGAATCAGGTTCTGCGGCGCGCGCGGGTCCTTGTGCGCCCGGCTGCCCAGCCGCGTCAGCAGCGTGCCGGACAGGTTCGCCACCTGACGCACGATGGGCGGCAGGAAGTCCGTGTCGTCGGGTGCGAACATCTCCAGGCGCATCACGCCGCTCATGGGATGCTGGTAGAACGCCGCCTCGCACAGCCGCACGTACCAGATCAGGCGCGTGAACTGCCCGCCCTCGTACGTCATGCGCAGCACCGGCGTGCGCTCGCCGGGTTTCAGTTCACTCAGCAGGCTGGCGCGGTCGGCGGGCAGGTACATGGTCTCCATGGTCTTCACGCACCCGACCACGGCGCCCTGCAGGTTCTGGCCGCGCAGGGTGCCGTCCTGGATCGTCAGGGCGGTCAGCCACTCGCGGTCATCGGCTTCGTCCACTGGCACGCGCGACGCCAGCGAGTGCGACAGGAGCTGCTCTGCCCCCAGCATGTGCTGCTGCAGGGTGTTCAGCGCCGCCAGTGGATCGTGACCCTGCATGGGCGCCGGGGCGTACTCCAGCTGCCCGGTGTGCGGGTTGCGGGGTGTGAGCTGGGCGGGTTCCACGAGCAGGTTCGGGGCGTGTGCGAGCAGGCGCTGGGCCTTGACGGCGAGCAGTTCCGCGTGCCGCGTGCCGTGCGGGCACAGGTCAACGGCGCCCACCACGTACGCGCCGAAGCCGCCCAGGCCACTCTGGCCCCGGGGATCCTCGATGAAGATGCGGGATTCCATGCGGCGCTTGCCGTCCACGACGAACACATGCTTCAGCCGCTCCGGGATGGGCCGGGCAGGCAGGGCGGCCCAGCGGGGGGTTTCCACGTCGTCGAGGGTGCCGTCGAAGGCTTTGAGGGTGAGCTGTCCCCCCTGGAGGTCCACGGGCCAGGGGTCAAGGCGGATACGCATGCGGGCCATTCTACGTGCCGGACAGAAAATGAGTGCGGTGACGTGCGCGGCGCATGAAAACGCCGCCCCGGGGAAGGAGCGGCGCGCAGGGTGCGGGGCAGGTCAGCCGTGGTAGCCGCTGAGCAGGCGCAGGCCCGCCTCGTCGGTCAGGGTCAGGCAGCGGTACGCGGGGTTCAGCAGGCCGTCGTCGCGCATCTCGCCGATCAGTTTGCTGACGCTCTCTCGGGTGGCGCCGGTGCCCTCGGCGATCAGTTCGTGCGTGGCGCGCACGAAGCGCGTCCCGTCCGGGTGCTGCCCGCCCAGGCTGCTGTCCGCGAGGTTCAGCAGGTAGCGGGCGATGCGTTCACGCAGGTCGCCGTCCTGGATGTGCACGCCGTCGGTCATCATGCGCTGCAACTGGTGGCTGAGGCTGCGGGTCAGGTCCCACAGTTCGCCCTGCGACAGGTGCTGCGGGTGGATGGGGGTCAGGACGGCGTCGGTCAGGGCGACGACCTGGTGGCCGCGTGTGGTGCCGTGCAGGCATTCCTCGCCGAAGATGTCGCCGGGGCGGAT from Deinococcus soli (ex Cha et al. 2016) encodes the following:
- a CDS encoding DNA double-strand break repair nuclease NurA produces the protein MARMRIRLDPWPVDLQGGQLTLKAFDGTLDDVETPRWAALPARPIPERLKHVFVVDGKRRMESRIFIEDPRGQSGLGGFGAYVVGAVDLCPHGTRHAELLAVKAQRLLAHAPNLLVEPAQLTPRNPHTGQLEYAPAPMQGHDPLAALNTLQQHMLGAEQLLSHSLASRVPVDEADDREWLTALTIQDGTLRGQNLQGAVVGCVKTMETMYLPADRASLLSELKPGERTPVLRMTYEGGQFTRLIWYVRLCEAAFYQHPMSGVMRLEMFAPDDTDFLPPIVRQVANLSGTLLTRLGSRAHKDPRAPQNLIPTAALEQAMNRSMGSSDLVTRRIRAHIAATFGREAVA
- a CDS encoding ATP-binding protein — protein: MTNLRLGADGVTTGAVVGMVLGTQDVTPVSFWFAVQPGASIQLDDLVVVGTRKPDGAEVRFYGIVDHVRTRHEGVTFDSDVQDVAAGLLPASVSYAARVLVTRVHPENFIPPQPGDVVRHARDADLRMALSADKMGDRAFPGGLLADGQVLPLNYRFVNGENGGHINISGISGVATKTSYALFLLHSIFRSGVMGASASAGRALIFNVKGEDLLFLDQANKDVGAREADAQAQKGLPRTRYDLMNLPASAFRDVQFLAPPRPGSAAGAIVPHVEQRASGVTPFLYSLREFCLRRMLPYVFVDRDASVNLGFVIGSIEDRLYRLAQGADTPYLTVEDWQPDTEQLLDEDVRFDELGGVRISTFPQLVAYLEYKLLDANDGEGDRKWVGKQSPATLQAFIRRLRGVQKHLTPLVRGDLSAAQAAQYRPDPLKPGVQTTVVDIHTLSATAQMFVVGVLLRDLFEHKERVGRQDTVFVVLDELNKYAPRDGDSPIKDVLLDIAERGRSLGIILIGAQQTASEVERRIVSNAAIRVVGRLDLAEAERPEYRFLPQSFRARAGILQPGTMLVSQPDVPNPVLVNYPFPAWATRKDEVDDLAGKKVEDVGDDWLR
- a CDS encoding Crp/Fnr family transcriptional regulator, giving the protein MTYISPTTTSTYTDPNRTVRRGQTLYYAGDAAPSLYRLDSGLMRAVRLTPQGRNLTVRHIRPGDIFGEECLHGTTRGHQVVALTDAVLTPIHPQHLSQGELWDLTRSLSHQLQRMMTDGVHIQDGDLRERIARYLLNLADSSLGGQHPDGTRFVRATHELIAEGTGATRESVSKLIGEMRDDGLLNPAYRCLTLTDEAGLRLLSGYHG